The following proteins come from a genomic window of Actinomycetota bacterium:
- the purF gene encoding amidophosphoribosyltransferase: MSDELTKGCKGINDFEHDKPEEACGVFGTVAPGREVSRLTFFALFALQHRGQESAGIAVDDNGHLTAIKDMGLVSQIFNEQTLKSLPGQAAIGHVRYSTTGSTHWANAQPVCLERNGHTLAVAHNGNIVNTAELREMMGPQGLKLNSTSDSELLARLIANDPAEDIRDAVAESIPKIKGAFSVVLLSQGAVVGFRDPWGVRPLCVGKLDDGNYALASESCALDIIGAEFLQEIEPGQMAVITEGNLELRQVVEPAERQGFCIFEYIYFARPDSNLGGLNVSLARNRMGEELARESLVEADMVIPIPDTGTPAAIGFARASGVPYGEGLIKNRYVGRTFIQPDQDLRQHGIRVKLNPLSEAIRGKSLVVVDDSIVRGNTTRKLVKMLYESGATEVHLRISSPPITHPCFYGIDTSTSTELIASEQTVEQIRQQVGADSLEYISLEGLQRAVGKPAENFCRACFTGRYPVEVPDLRKMSKHRFEQVEKENGNGKAKEAAGSAKAGGNGGKPKNGKASREPGGKTKKESVA, encoded by the coding sequence GCGCCGGCATCGCCGTCGACGACAACGGTCATCTCACCGCCATCAAGGACATGGGCCTGGTATCGCAGATCTTCAATGAACAGACCCTCAAGAGCCTTCCCGGGCAGGCGGCCATCGGCCACGTCCGCTATTCCACCACCGGCTCCACTCATTGGGCCAATGCCCAGCCGGTGTGCCTGGAAAGAAACGGCCATACGCTGGCTGTGGCGCATAACGGCAACATCGTCAACACCGCCGAGTTGCGCGAGATGATGGGGCCGCAGGGACTCAAGCTTAATTCAACCAGCGACAGCGAGCTGCTGGCGCGGCTGATCGCCAACGACCCCGCCGAGGACATCCGTGACGCCGTGGCCGAGAGCATACCCAAGATCAAGGGCGCTTTCTCGGTGGTGCTGCTCAGTCAGGGCGCCGTGGTCGGATTCCGCGACCCCTGGGGAGTGCGCCCGCTTTGCGTCGGCAAGCTGGATGACGGCAACTACGCGCTGGCTTCCGAGAGCTGCGCGCTGGATATCATCGGCGCCGAGTTCCTGCAGGAGATCGAGCCGGGGCAGATGGCCGTCATCACCGAGGGCAACCTCGAGCTGCGCCAGGTGGTCGAGCCCGCCGAGCGGCAGGGCTTCTGCATCTTTGAATACATTTATTTCGCGCGGCCCGACTCCAACCTGGGCGGACTGAACGTCTCCCTGGCGCGCAACCGCATGGGCGAGGAGCTCGCCCGCGAGTCGCTGGTCGAGGCCGACATGGTCATCCCCATCCCCGACACCGGCACGCCGGCGGCGATCGGCTTCGCCCGCGCCAGCGGCGTTCCCTACGGCGAGGGGCTGATAAAGAACAGATATGTGGGCCGGACCTTCATCCAGCCCGACCAGGACTTGAGGCAGCACGGCATCAGGGTCAAGCTCAATCCTCTGAGCGAGGCCATCCGCGGCAAGAGCCTGGTTGTCGTCGACGATTCGATCGTGCGCGGCAACACCACGCGCAAACTGGTGAAGATGCTCTACGAATCCGGCGCCACCGAGGTGCACCTGCGCATCAGTTCGCCGCCGATCACCCATCCCTGTTTTTATGGCATCGATACCTCGACCAGCACCGAGCTCATCGCTTCGGAGCAGACAGTCGAGCAGATCCGGCAACAGGTCGGCGCCGATTCCCTGGAATACATCTCCCTGGAAGGGCTGCAGCGCGCCGTCGGCAAACCCGCCGAGAATTTTTGCCGCGCCTGTTTCACCGGGCGCTACCCGGTGGAGGTCCCCGACCTGCGCAAGATGAGCAAGCACCGCTTCGAGCAGGTCGAGAAGGAGAACGGCAACGGCAAGGCCAAGGAAGCGGCGGGAAGCGCCAAAGCCGGCGGCAATGGCGGCAAGCCAAAAAACGGCAAGGCTTCCAGGGAACCAGGCGGCAAGACCAAAAAGGAGTCGGTGGCATAG
- the purM gene encoding phosphoribosylformylglycinamidine cyclo-ligase — MDRIRSAVASTIGDLNVIGGLGGFAGLLELPTMKNPVLVSAADGVGTKVLIAEALGIYDTVGIDLVAMSVNDLLVTGARPLFFLDYLAVGKLEPEKAASLVEGVAEGCRQSGCALLGGETAEMPDLYQGGHFDLAGFAVGAVERDAIINGSRVEAGDVVIGLPSSGVHSNGFSLVRRILEVNKIGYADKLEGFEAAGGVGAALLTPTKIYARDVAALMAAADVRAMAHITGGGLAENLVRVIPGGLLARVERSRWQVPALFDTLQRLGNVQSNEMFRTFNMGIGYVVVVPAADEAKALAAVSGATRIGEVIVGDRQS, encoded by the coding sequence GTGGACAGGATTCGCTCCGCGGTAGCCTCCACAATCGGGGATCTCAACGTCATCGGCGGCCTGGGCGGTTTCGCCGGGCTGCTGGAGCTGCCTACCATGAAGAACCCGGTGCTGGTCTCCGCGGCTGACGGCGTCGGCACCAAGGTCCTCATCGCCGAAGCGCTCGGCATCTACGACACCGTCGGCATCGACCTCGTGGCCATGTCGGTAAACGATCTGCTGGTCACGGGCGCCCGCCCGCTCTTCTTCCTCGATTATCTCGCCGTCGGCAAACTCGAACCCGAAAAGGCGGCCTCGCTGGTCGAAGGCGTGGCCGAGGGCTGCCGCCAGTCCGGCTGTGCGCTGCTGGGCGGCGAGACCGCCGAGATGCCCGACCTCTACCAGGGCGGCCATTTCGACCTGGCGGGCTTTGCCGTGGGCGCGGTTGAAAGAGACGCGATCATCAACGGCAGCCGCGTCGAGGCCGGGGACGTGGTCATCGGTCTGCCCTCCAGCGGCGTCCACAGCAACGGCTTCTCGCTGGTAAGAAGAATACTCGAGGTCAACAAGATCGGCTACGCCGACAAGCTGGAAGGCTTCGAAGCCGCCGGCGGCGTCGGCGCCGCCCTGCTCACCCCAACAAAAATTTATGCCCGCGACGTGGCCGCCCTGATGGCGGCCGCCGACGTGCGGGCCATGGCGCATATCACCGGCGGCGGCCTGGCCGAGAACCTGGTGCGGGTCATCCCCGGCGGGCTGCTGGCGCGCGTCGAGCGCTCCCGGTGGCAGGTGCCCGCCCTCTTTGATACTCTTCAGCGGCTGGGCAATGTCCAGTCCAACGAGATGTTCAGGACCTTTAACATGGGCATCGGCTATGTCGTGGTCGTGCCGGCGGCGGATGAGGCCAAGGCCCTCGCCGCGGTTTCCGGCGCGACGCGTATCGGAGAGGTGATCGTGGGTGACAGGCAGTCGTAA
- the purN gene encoding phosphoribosylglycinamide formyltransferase produces MTGSRNFRLGVLVSGSGSNLQSIIDTLHQGRGDIEVALVVSDNNKARGLARAAEAGIPTAVFPIIDFQDRVEHDEAMAAELERHDVDLVVLAGYMMLVTRGLLDRFPNRVINLHPSLLPSFPGATPIEDTMDYGARVTGVTVHFVDEGADTGPIILQEPVEIKYNDTVDSLRNRIHEVEHRLLPQAIELIASGRVGFDSENPRRVIVTSMPQPGRKS; encoded by the coding sequence GTGACAGGCAGTCGTAATTTCCGGCTGGGCGTGCTGGTCTCAGGATCCGGCTCCAACCTGCAATCCATAATCGACACACTCCACCAGGGGCGCGGCGACATCGAGGTCGCCCTGGTCGTCAGCGACAACAACAAGGCCCGCGGGCTCGCCCGGGCCGCCGAGGCCGGCATTCCCACCGCGGTTTTTCCCATCATCGATTTCCAGGACAGAGTCGAGCACGACGAGGCCATGGCCGCCGAGCTGGAGCGCCACGACGTCGACCTGGTGGTGCTGGCGGGATACATGATGCTGGTGACGCGGGGCCTGCTGGACCGCTTCCCCAACCGGGTCATCAACCTGCATCCCTCGCTGCTGCCCTCGTTCCCGGGGGCTACTCCCATCGAGGACACCATGGATTACGGTGCCAGGGTGACCGGCGTGACGGTGCACTTTGTGGACGAAGGGGCCGACACCGGGCCGATAATTCTTCAAGAACCGGTGGAAATTAAATATAATGACACGGTCGATAGCCTGCGCAACCGGATCCACGAGGTGGAGCACCGCCTTCTGCCGCAGGCCATAGAACTGATTGCCTCCGGACGGGTCGGCTTTGACAGCGAAAACCCGCGCCGGGTTATAGTGACATCCATGCCGCAACCGGGGAGGAAGTCTTGA
- the purH gene encoding bifunctional phosphoribosylaminoimidazolecarboxamide formyltransferase/IMP cyclohydrolase, translated as MKVKRALVSVSNKIGLDKFAKSLTDLGVEIISTGGTAKFLTDKGVPVTGISEVTGFPEILGGRVKTLHPNIHAGLLADRDNHEHMLTLKEQGIKTIDMVVVSLYPFEEVAGRRGVDESEVIENIDIGGPTMIRAASKNFKGVAVVTDPRRYGEIVEEMKANDNQLSLDTLRDLATQAFHTTAHYDFVIANWFSEGVSDFPPFMLLDFEKVQDLKYGENPHQRAAYYAEVNARRHLLSRVTQLHGIELSYNNLLDLNASRELLREFTLPAAVIIKHNNPCGVAVAEDIGTAYRKALAADPISAFGSVVALNRIVDEELAETLAKKFIEVLFAPGYVAEAVEILTQKERIRLLVNEERRKAITGEPAYRQVMGGMLVQDKDSGIDERDGMGVVTKRHPTEKEWGDAMFAWRVAKHVRSNAIVLANNLQTIGIGAGQMSRVDSMNIALDKAQGELQGAAVGSDAFFPFTDALDLAIPKGITVVIQPGGAKRDEEVIKLCDEHDLAMIFTRTRHFLH; from the coding sequence TTGAAAGTTAAACGAGCACTTGTATCCGTTTCCAACAAGATCGGTCTGGACAAGTTCGCCAAATCGCTGACCGATCTTGGCGTTGAGATAATCTCCACCGGCGGCACCGCCAAGTTCCTCACGGACAAGGGCGTTCCCGTCACCGGCATCAGCGAGGTTACCGGCTTTCCGGAAATACTTGGCGGGCGTGTGAAGACGCTGCATCCCAACATCCACGCCGGCCTGCTGGCCGATCGCGACAATCACGAGCACATGCTGACACTGAAAGAGCAGGGTATCAAAACGATCGACATGGTCGTCGTCAGCCTCTATCCTTTTGAAGAAGTAGCCGGGCGCCGCGGCGTCGATGAGTCCGAGGTCATCGAGAACATCGATATCGGCGGGCCGACGATGATCCGGGCGGCGTCGAAGAACTTCAAGGGCGTGGCCGTGGTCACCGACCCGCGCCGCTACGGCGAGATCGTCGAGGAGATGAAGGCCAACGACAACCAGCTGAGCCTCGACACCCTGCGCGACCTGGCCACCCAGGCCTTTCACACCACCGCGCATTACGATTTTGTCATCGCCAACTGGTTCAGCGAGGGAGTCTCCGACTTCCCGCCCTTCATGCTGCTCGATTTCGAGAAGGTACAGGACCTCAAGTACGGCGAGAACCCGCACCAGCGCGCCGCCTATTACGCCGAGGTCAACGCCCGGCGGCATCTGCTCTCACGAGTCACCCAGCTTCATGGCATCGAGCTCAGCTACAACAATCTGCTCGACCTGAATGCCTCCCGCGAGCTGCTGCGAGAGTTCACGCTGCCGGCCGCGGTCATCATCAAGCACAACAATCCCTGCGGCGTCGCCGTGGCCGAGGACATCGGCACCGCCTACCGCAAGGCGCTTGCCGCCGATCCCATCAGCGCCTTCGGCTCGGTGGTGGCGCTGAACCGCATCGTCGACGAGGAACTGGCCGAGACCCTGGCCAAGAAATTCATAGAAGTACTGTTCGCGCCCGGCTATGTCGCCGAGGCCGTCGAGATCCTGACCCAGAAGGAAAGGATCAGGCTGCTTGTCAACGAGGAGCGTCGCAAGGCGATCACCGGCGAGCCCGCCTACCGTCAGGTCATGGGCGGCATGCTGGTGCAGGACAAGGATTCCGGCATCGACGAGCGCGACGGCATGGGAGTGGTCACCAAGCGGCACCCGACCGAGAAGGAATGGGGCGACGCCATGTTCGCCTGGAGGGTAGCCAAGCACGTGCGCTCCAACGCCATCGTGCTGGCCAATAACCTGCAGACCATCGGCATCGGCGCCGGCCAGATGAGCCGCGTCGACTCGATGAACATCGCCCTGGATAAAGCCCAGGGAGAGCTGCAGGGAGCGGCGGTCGGCTCAGACGCCTTCTTCCCCTTCACCGACGCGCTGGACCTGGCTATCCCCAAGGGGATCACCGTGGTCATCCAGCCGGGCGGCGCCAAGCGCGACGAGGAAGTCATCAAGCTCTGCGACGAGCACGACCTGGCGATGATCTTCACCAGGACGCGGCATTTTCTGCACTAG
- a CDS encoding helix-turn-helix domain-containing protein: MGNTENRHVNEFEAADFTGHAVSTLRNWRVLGKGPSYCKIGKSVRYAMSDLRAWMESHKVTPGGES; this comes from the coding sequence GTGGGCAACACAGAAAACCGACATGTCAACGAATTTGAGGCGGCAGATTTCACCGGCCATGCTGTTTCAACATTGAGGAACTGGCGGGTGCTGGGTAAAGGGCCGAGTTACTGCAAGATCGGGAAAAGCGTTCGTTATGCGATGAGTGATTTACGGGCTTGGATGGAATCGCACAAGGTTACGCCGGGCGGTGAGTCCTGA
- a CDS encoding tyrosine-type recombinase/integrase, translating to MKRQKTKYPGVYFREQDGERIFYIRYRLPKTDGGFKQVEEVAGHGHRDAMTPAKASHIRAKRMHGDQLPNKERRAQAARVKKTWTISRLWEEYQKANPDRREKGMESLYSKYLDPHFGDKEPKHILVLDIDRLKRRELKDKSPQTVAHVLGLLRRIINFGMKRGLCPGPGFIIQLPRVSNQKTEDLTPEQMVRLLEVLSGHVIYQSPCRQGAYMMKLALLTGMRRSEMFKLTWDAIDWHRKNITLRDAKSGRDEIIPMSSYAERLLGEIQAAKSDSPYVFPGRGGGQLVDIKKQVNQIKAEAGLPSDFRPLHGLRHVFASMLVSNGVSLDVVSRLLTHKGQTVTHRYAHFEDGILRQAAELAGRIVEEVAGTRALTLQKGQA from the coding sequence TTGAAACGCCAGAAGACGAAATACCCGGGTGTCTACTTTCGGGAACAAGATGGGGAGAGAATCTTTTACATCCGTTACCGCCTTCCCAAAACTGACGGCGGTTTTAAGCAGGTGGAAGAGGTAGCAGGCCACGGGCACCGTGACGCGATGACACCGGCTAAGGCCAGCCATATCAGAGCAAAGCGGATGCACGGGGACCAACTACCAAACAAGGAGCGCCGCGCCCAGGCCGCCCGGGTGAAGAAGACCTGGACGATCTCAAGGCTGTGGGAAGAATATCAGAAGGCCAACCCTGACCGCCGCGAGAAGGGCATGGAGTCCCTCTACAGCAAGTACCTTGATCCCCATTTCGGCGACAAGGAGCCCAAACATATCCTAGTGCTGGACATCGACAGGCTGAAACGACGTGAGCTGAAAGACAAGTCCCCTCAGACCGTCGCTCACGTCCTTGGTCTGCTAAGACGAATCATTAACTTCGGCATGAAGCGCGGCCTCTGTCCAGGACCGGGGTTTATCATCCAGCTCCCCCGGGTGAGCAATCAGAAGACTGAAGACCTAACCCCGGAGCAGATGGTCAGACTGCTTGAGGTGTTGAGCGGTCATGTTATCTACCAGTCGCCTTGTCGCCAGGGCGCTTACATGATGAAGCTGGCGCTTCTTACCGGCATGAGACGATCTGAGATGTTCAAACTCACGTGGGATGCTATCGACTGGCACCGGAAAAACATCACGCTAAGGGATGCGAAATCAGGCCGCGATGAGATCATCCCCATGAGTAGCTACGCGGAGCGGCTGCTTGGCGAAATCCAGGCGGCAAAGTCTGATTCCCCTTACGTCTTCCCAGGCAGGGGCGGCGGCCAGCTGGTGGACATCAAGAAACAGGTGAACCAGATTAAGGCAGAAGCCGGGCTCCCGTCTGATTTCAGGCCCCTGCATGGACTTAGGCACGTGTTCGCATCCATGCTGGTTTCAAACGGCGTGTCCCTCGACGTGGTGAGCCGCCTACTGACACATAAGGGGCAGACGGTGACGCATCGGTACGCGCATTTCGAGGACGGCATACTCAGGCAGGCGGCGGAGCTGGCGGGGCGGATCGTGGAAGAGGTGGCGGGTACGCGGGCCCTCACTTTGCAAAAGGGCCAAGCTTAG